In Maledivibacter sp., the following are encoded in one genomic region:
- a CDS encoding ECF transporter S component, whose product MGNLSTKDLTIMALLTALVTVSSMAITIPIPATGGYLNLGDSFIFFAAIIFGWRYGLVAGGLGAALSDLLLAPAYFIPTLIVKGLMGLIVGKVADGNKENLLNYRNIAAVIIGSIWMATGYYISQVIMLGSFKTPLVELGPNVIQGLTGALIFFPMGLGIKKAKIIK is encoded by the coding sequence ATGGGTAATCTTAGTACTAAGGATTTAACTATTATGGCACTTTTAACGGCTTTGGTAACTGTTTCATCGATGGCCATTACAATACCAATACCCGCGACGGGTGGATATCTAAATCTAGGTGATAGTTTTATTTTCTTTGCCGCTATTATATTTGGATGGAGATATGGTTTAGTTGCAGGTGGATTAGGAGCTGCCTTATCGGATCTTTTACTTGCACCAGCATATTTTATACCAACACTTATAGTTAAAGGCTTAATGGGACTTATAGTAGGTAAAGTAGCCGATGGTAATAAGGAAAATTTATTAAATTATAGAAATATAGCCGCTGTAATAATAGGTTCCATATGGATGGCAACGGGATATTATATTTCCCAGGTCATAATGCTTGGTAGCTTTAAGACCCCCTTGGTAGAACTTGGGCCAAATGTTATACAAGGACTTACAGGGGCTCTTATATTTTTCCCAATGGGTTTAGGTATAAAGAAAGCTAAAATCATAAAATAA
- a CDS encoding Crp/Fnr family transcriptional regulator: MNGIEALRSVPSFSQLKDGDLEKISSITFDKKYKKGSIIFMEGDKGIASYFIKSGKIKIFKSSKDGKELILNIYGKNQVFAEVTIFNDISYPATAEVLEDAIVGVIKNSDLEKLIKMNAELGFNLIKILSKRLFDAQMKLKQLALNDTYSRTANTLIALSKNHGVIANGHVEFELELSRQELANMIGTARETVSRVLSRFKKEGSIKIEGKKIIIKDIDKLESWL, translated from the coding sequence ATGAATGGTATTGAAGCCTTAAGAAGTGTTCCAAGTTTTTCCCAATTAAAGGATGGGGATCTAGAAAAAATATCATCTATAACCTTTGATAAAAAGTATAAAAAGGGAAGTATAATTTTTATGGAAGGTGATAAGGGCATAGCCTCATACTTTATAAAATCTGGGAAAATAAAAATCTTTAAATCATCAAAGGATGGGAAAGAGCTGATATTAAATATTTATGGCAAAAATCAAGTGTTTGCTGAAGTTACTATATTCAATGATATAAGCTATCCAGCTACCGCTGAAGTATTAGAAGATGCTATAGTAGGAGTTATTAAGAATAGTGACTTAGAAAAACTGATTAAGATGAATGCCGAGCTAGGTTTTAATTTAATAAAAATTTTGAGTAAAAGACTATTTGATGCCCAAATGAAATTAAAGCAATTAGCTTTAAATGACACATACTCAAGGACAGCCAATACTCTTATAGCATTATCAAAAAATCATGGGGTTATAGCAAATGGCCACGTTGAATTTGAGTTAGAGTTATCTAGACAGGAATTAGCTAATATGATTGGAACGGCAAGAGAAACTGTAAGTAGGGTGCTTAGTAGATTTAAAAAAGAGGGTTCAATAAAAATTGAGGGGAAGAAAATAATTATAAAGGATATAGATAAACTAGAATCGTGGTTATAG
- a CDS encoding Eco57I restriction-modification methylase domain-containing protein, with product MKNSMIKDFNSVLDSLEIKDHIKEEMFIYFLRKAVLKKHEISYDSYMKFLFKCFGHMDERIMENDDLEEKVGKLSLNVDLLILSNIFDEYLNDKKREMTGSYYTPTYIVELMVSNSIKNYLEENTKLDAICINKLVKDEVIVNISDFQLRNLLDIFTELKIVDISCGSGLFLNYIFEKIFSIKILIYKALRYDYDEYYEKKSLLENNIFGMDIQQTPLEIVALKYIDILAFHKGFNLESLHLNLYRRNTLLGNDIFEDGKVREIIDEGGFDIVIGNPPYIGEKGNKELFENIKKYDFGKKYYEAKMDYFYYFIYRGIDILKDNGVLSYITTNYFITADGAKKLRKFLREKTSFKNIINFNEYEIFKSAKGQHNMIFTITKGAYENKHIDIRYIKKSSLKTDEIIELLNKEDIENRDISTYSLEKQRDLYSENGNIMIFPEEKYSHIVKKIRKYSELRLGQICNINQGIVSGGDKVTKRMMEQKLNKEDIKRNNITLHKGIFVLNREEIIEGNMDNCKLLKPFYKNSNIDRYFTANSTDKYILYFTDENISNSEYCDVIQNHLKKFRDVLNLRRETRKGTRKWFALQWGREQRIFEGPKIVAPQRALQNRFGYDDGMWYASADVYFITPKNENVDLKLLLSILNSKIIYFWLYNMGKRKGDYLELYSNPLAQIPIKLSFDIDIKEDIIQMTNEMISKGRDNCDYKAIEEHQNKIDNILYKIFDFTEDEIETITKLYFDRNNKKR from the coding sequence ATGAAAAATAGTATGATAAAGGATTTTAATAGTGTTTTAGATAGTCTTGAAATAAAAGATCATATAAAAGAAGAAATGTTTATCTATTTTCTGAGAAAAGCTGTATTAAAAAAGCATGAAATTAGTTATGACTCCTATATGAAATTTTTATTTAAATGCTTTGGTCATATGGATGAAAGGATTATGGAAAATGATGATTTAGAAGAAAAAGTAGGGAAGCTTTCTTTAAATGTAGATTTACTAATCCTTAGTAATATCTTTGATGAATATTTGAATGATAAAAAAAGGGAGATGACCGGTAGCTATTATACTCCTACTTATATTGTAGAGCTAATGGTTTCAAATTCTATAAAAAACTATCTAGAAGAGAATACCAAATTAGATGCCATATGCATCAATAAGCTGGTTAAAGATGAAGTGATTGTTAACATAAGCGATTTTCAATTGCGGAATTTATTGGATATATTCACTGAACTAAAAATTGTTGATATTTCCTGTGGTTCAGGTTTATTTCTAAATTATATCTTTGAGAAAATATTTAGTATAAAAATACTAATATATAAAGCATTAAGATATGATTACGATGAGTATTATGAAAAAAAGAGTTTGTTAGAAAATAATATTTTCGGTATGGATATACAACAAACACCCCTTGAAATTGTAGCTTTAAAATACATAGATATACTGGCTTTTCACAAGGGTTTTAATCTTGAGTCCCTACATTTAAACTTATATAGAAGGAATACTTTGCTAGGTAATGATATTTTTGAAGATGGAAAGGTAAGGGAAATTATAGACGAAGGTGGATTTGATATAGTAATTGGTAATCCACCCTATATAGGTGAAAAGGGCAATAAAGAATTATTTGAAAACATAAAGAAATATGATTTTGGAAAAAAATACTATGAAGCTAAGATGGACTATTTTTATTATTTTATTTATAGAGGAATTGATATCTTAAAAGACAATGGAGTTCTATCATATATAACAACAAATTATTTTATTACGGCAGATGGGGCAAAAAAGCTAAGAAAATTTTTAAGGGAAAAAACAAGCTTTAAAAATATAATTAATTTTAATGAGTATGAAATTTTTAAAAGTGCAAAGGGTCAGCATAATATGATTTTCACTATTACAAAGGGGGCTTATGAAAATAAGCATATAGATATTAGGTACATAAAAAAAAGTAGTCTGAAGACAGATGAAATTATTGAATTATTAAATAAAGAAGATATAGAAAATAGGGATATATCAACCTATTCACTTGAAAAACAAAGGGACTTATATAGTGAAAATGGAAATATAATGATTTTTCCTGAAGAAAAATATTCCCATATAGTAAAAAAGATCAGAAAATACTCCGAGTTAAGATTAGGACAAATTTGCAATATTAATCAAGGCATAGTTAGCGGAGGTGATAAGGTTACCAAAAGAATGATGGAGCAAAAACTCAATAAAGAGGATATTAAGAGAAACAATATCACCCTGCATAAAGGAATTTTTGTTTTAAATAGAGAAGAAATAATAGAGGGCAATATGGATAATTGTAAGCTGCTTAAACCCTTTTATAAAAACAGTAATATTGATAGGTATTTTACTGCAAATTCTACAGATAAATATATACTATACTTTACCGATGAAAATATATCCAATAGCGAATATTGTGATGTTATTCAAAATCACTTAAAAAAATTTCGAGATGTACTTAACTTGAGGAGAGAAACGAGGAAAGGTACTAGAAAATGGTTTGCACTTCAATGGGGTAGAGAACAAAGGATTTTTGAAGGCCCTAAGATAGTTGCTCCTCAAAGAGCATTACAAAATAGATTTGGATATGATGATGGTATGTGGTATGCTAGTGCGGATGTATACTTTATTACTCCGAAAAATGAGAATGTTGATCTTAAATTATTATTAAGTATTTTAAACTCTAAAATAATATATTTTTGGCTATATAATATGGGAAAAAGGAAGGGAGATTATTTGGAGCTGTATTCTAATCCATTGGCTCAAATACCTATAAAATTAAGTTTTGACATTGATATAAAAGAGGATATTATCCAAATGACCAATGAAATGATATCTAAAGGCAGAGATAATTGTGACTATAAAGCAATAGAAGAACATCAAAATAAAATAGACAATATCCTATATAAAATATTTGACTTTACAGAGGATGAAATTGAAACAATAACTAAGCTATATTTTGATAGAAATAATAAGAAACGATGA
- a CDS encoding DHHA1 domain-containing protein — translation MTIKLFYKNTYIKEFNANILQILEEDNKYHLELSQTAFYPEGGGQPSDIGYIEDNPVSHVYEKQDKIYHVVDKLPSKLETVNCRIDWEKRFDHMQQHLGQHILSAAFEKLHDAKTIGFHLSENSLTIDIDKVLSNKDIRKVEYFTNQIVFNDLSVQTIYPKEDELANMPLRKVPTVTENIRIVKLDDFDYSPCCGTHPNRTGEVGLIKIRKYEKYKSGLRVDFVCGNRALKDYLSKNDIVNSISSNLSVKQEEVLNSVERITTEFQDMKKENKYLKSEIINLEAIDLLSNAEIIHNIKIIKKTYCDRELGEIKQLSSSLVNDDSRIVILGIVTNNQARLLFSRSKNLNQINMKEILNDCIPLIDGKGGGSPFSAQGGGQNIDNLQIAVDTAYKAIKEQL, via the coding sequence TTGACCATAAAACTATTCTATAAGAATACATATATAAAAGAATTCAATGCCAATATTTTGCAGATCCTTGAGGAAGATAATAAGTATCACCTTGAGCTTAGCCAGACTGCTTTTTATCCAGAAGGTGGTGGCCAACCATCAGATATTGGCTATATAGAGGATAATCCCGTCTCCCATGTATATGAAAAACAAGATAAGATATATCACGTTGTAGATAAACTACCTTCAAAATTAGAAACCGTTAATTGTAGGATAGATTGGGAAAAAAGATTTGATCATATGCAGCAGCATTTAGGGCAGCACATTCTCTCAGCAGCATTTGAAAAACTTCATGATGCAAAAACAATTGGTTTTCATCTAAGTGAAAATAGTTTGACTATTGATATAGACAAGGTTTTATCTAATAAGGATATACGTAAGGTTGAATATTTTACTAATCAAATAGTTTTTAATGATTTGTCAGTTCAAACAATATACCCAAAGGAAGACGAGCTTGCAAATATGCCCCTTAGAAAAGTTCCGACGGTTACGGAAAATATACGTATAGTTAAATTAGATGACTTTGACTACTCCCCATGCTGTGGAACACATCCAAATAGAACGGGGGAAGTTGGTCTTATAAAAATTAGAAAATATGAAAAATATAAATCCGGTTTAAGAGTTGATTTTGTATGTGGCAATAGGGCTTTAAAGGATTATCTATCGAAAAATGACATCGTAAATTCAATTTCATCAAATCTATCGGTTAAGCAGGAGGAAGTATTAAACAGTGTAGAAAGAATAACCACAGAATTTCAAGATATGAAGAAAGAAAATAAATATCTAAAAAGCGAAATAATTAACCTTGAAGCCATTGATCTACTAAGCAATGCAGAAATAATACACAATATAAAAATCATCAAAAAAACTTATTGTGATAGGGAGCTAGGAGAGATAAAGCAGCTATCATCTTCTTTAGTAAATGATGATAGCCGTATTGTTATCCTGGGAATAGTCACCAATAATCAAGCTAGACTTTTATTTAGTCGTTCAAAAAACTTAAATCAAATAAATATGAAGGAAATATTGAATGATTGTATCCCGTTGATCGATGGAAAGGGTGGAGGAAGTCCATTTTCAGCTCAAGGGGGCGGCCAAAATATTGATAATCTACAGATTGCAGTTGACACTGCTTATAAGGCTATAAAAGAACAACTATAG
- the gdhA gene encoding NADP-specific glutamate dehydrogenase, whose product MSYIQEVLEKVKARNGSEPEFLQAVEEVFHSLKPVIERHPEYKEAGVLERIVEPERQIIFRVPWVDDDGKVQVNRGFRVQFNGAIGPYKGGLRFHPSVYLGIVKFLGFEQIFKNSLTGLPIGGGKGGSDFNPKGKSDGEIMRFCQSFMTELYRHIGPDVDVPAGDIGVGGREIGFMYGQYRRIRGAFENGVLTGKGLKYGGSLVRTEATGYGLLYFVDEMLKANNETMQGKVVAISGSGNVAIYACQKANELGAKVVAMSDSNGYIYDSNGINLGTVQRLKEVERKRIKDYVNEHTEAEYHEGNVWEGKFKYDIALPCSTQNDIDMEKAKNIVENGAIAVGEGANMPTSNDAINFFLEKGILLAPAKAANAGGVATSALEMSQNSMRYSWTFEEVDAKLKDIMVNIHKNASEASKEYGLGYNLVAGANIAGFKKVAEAMIAQGNY is encoded by the coding sequence ATGTCTTATATCCAAGAGGTTTTAGAAAAAGTTAAAGCTAGAAATGGTAGTGAACCAGAATTTCTTCAAGCTGTTGAGGAGGTATTTCATTCACTTAAGCCTGTTATCGAGAGACATCCTGAGTATAAGGAAGCAGGAGTTTTAGAAAGAATAGTAGAGCCAGAAAGACAAATTATTTTTAGAGTCCCGTGGGTCGATGATGATGGTAAAGTTCAAGTTAATCGTGGATTTAGAGTTCAATTCAATGGAGCTATTGGACCTTATAAGGGGGGCTTAAGATTCCATCCATCTGTTTACCTTGGGATTGTCAAATTCTTAGGATTTGAGCAGATTTTTAAGAATTCATTAACTGGTCTTCCTATTGGGGGCGGAAAGGGCGGTTCTGATTTCAACCCTAAAGGGAAATCAGATGGAGAGATTATGAGATTTTGCCAAAGCTTTATGACTGAGCTTTATAGGCATATAGGACCGGATGTGGATGTGCCTGCTGGAGATATCGGAGTTGGTGGAAGAGAGATAGGATTTATGTACGGGCAATACAGAAGAATTAGAGGTGCCTTTGAGAATGGCGTTTTAACCGGTAAAGGTTTAAAATACGGTGGTAGTTTAGTTAGAACTGAAGCAACGGGATACGGATTACTTTACTTTGTTGATGAAATGCTTAAAGCTAATAATGAAACAATGCAGGGCAAGGTTGTTGCTATTTCTGGTTCAGGAAATGTCGCTATTTATGCTTGCCAAAAAGCTAATGAATTAGGTGCTAAAGTAGTTGCAATGTCTGATTCAAATGGCTACATCTATGATTCTAATGGAATCAACCTAGGTACAGTGCAAAGATTAAAAGAAGTTGAAAGAAAAAGAATTAAAGATTATGTTAATGAGCATACAGAAGCTGAGTATCATGAAGGAAATGTTTGGGAAGGTAAATTTAAGTATGATATCGCTCTTCCTTGCTCAACTCAAAATGATATTGATATGGAAAAGGCTAAGAATATTGTAGAAAATGGTGCAATTGCAGTAGGTGAAGGTGCTAATATGCCTACATCCAATGATGCAATAAACTTCTTCTTAGAAAAGGGTATTCTTTTAGCTCCAGCTAAGGCGGCAAATGCCGGTGGGGTTGCTACTTCGGCCCTTGAAATGTCTCAAAACAGTATGAGATATTCTTGGACATTTGAAGAAGTGGATGCTAAACTAAAGGATATCATGGTAAATATCCATAAAAATGCTAGCGAAGCTTCTAAGGAATATGGTTTAGGATATAATTTGGTAGCAGGGGCTAATATAGCCGGATTCAAAAAAGTTGCTGAAGCAATGATAGCTCAAGGTAACTACTAA